In the genome of Columba livia isolate bColLiv1 breed racing homer chromosome 1, bColLiv1.pat.W.v2, whole genome shotgun sequence, the window ATTTTTCAGTTGATCCCTACGTTTGGAATGGACCCAACCAGAGCAAACAATGTTGCTCTCTGTGAATATAAACTCTGTAATCCTCTTCAGGTAAAATCTATTTCTTGTGCATATTTCCAAGTGCAATAATGTCATTAACTCCTCCATATGGCATACTCTTTAAAATAAGTTATGAAGTATGACAATAATTGTTTACATGCTAATTTCTGCAGAATTGATGCTTGGTATGAATAAGAAGAACTAAAAAGAACGTCTTCATATTTTGAGAAGTCCAAATCAGACCCAGCTGTCAGATTACAGCAGTTTCTGTATTTGACTTCTGCCTGTCCACTAAATCCAAGTGTTCAATGATTGAAAACCAACTCAGCTGCAAGTTTCGCTACTTGCACTTGACGTTTTAGACAAGAGTTAGCTTTCATGGTATTGGATGCAAGACAGCTTTGGGATCTGTTCATAAGCCTATTTTAGGAGGGTCTTGCTGGAGACCTACTCTCCAGCCATGCAGCAGCTGTGCAAGGCACACCTcagtatatatataatattgTGTCTGGCACAAGAAGCTTTTTCCAGGGATGTATTTGCTTGAGGAAGAGAGATATGTCTGCCCAAAAGATGTTAACGGTgataaactgtttttaaaagcagtgaaagaTTTGTATGTAGACAAACAAACTTACAGAAGTAATTCTTGACCAATCCAGTGTCTCATAGTTGCATTCAACCAGGATCTCATCCCCTAGGGAACACAATAGGTCACACTGTCAGAGCCACACAGGCAAAACACGCAAAACAACTGCTTGCAATATGGGCAACCTGGAAACTGTGTGAAAACAACAGGCCACAgcctgaggaggaaggaaggacagaatATGTCGACAGGCTTTGACACCTCTGGTGCTCAGCACCTCCCCAGCCTGGCCACCCATGGCTGCATCCCAGGGGAGGAATGTACTGGTTTGGTAATGAGGATTTCTTTCATGTCCCAAATCTCCTGCAGTCTGAATTCATATTTATTGTCCTCAGAGAAGATCCCCAGCTGCTCACCATTCCTGGGGAAGACAAACAAGGGGAGAAAGCTATAACATTTCCAGGGAGGGGTATGGAATAACCGATTTCTGACTGAAATAAACAGAGACAAGAAAAATCCCCTCCAGAAATGATGCTTGATCTCTTTTGTACCATGACTCACAGAACAGACTTGCAGCAACAGTCAGTCCCAAACATACACCTAAAATTTCTCACTCAACCCTCTTTGGTCTGGAGTCCAAATATGGACTTTTTACATGTTAGTAATTGTTGTGCCTTGAAACTTTTGTGTTTCAGATGACAGCCTGGAATCCCAGAAGTAAGAACTCCAGTACTTGCATTACAAAATGCTGTCCTAAATGAAAAGACTGCTGACCCTAGCTGTGTAAAGTTGGCAGGCTCTTTAGGACTTCCATGCCAATGCAGAAGTATCACATATGAACTCTTCCTTGCTCTTTCTACAGTGCCTGGTGATGTTGCTTCTTAGGTCAAGCTTGAGTGCTGCTTCTCCAACCATATTCCAGGTTCTTAGATCTTGTGAATCAGCATGTGGCTCAGTTATGTGAGACAGTGCAGGGGTCTGGGGATTTGATGTTAGAGCACAACCTTCTAAGGCAATGCCAAAATTTCCCCCTGCCATTCCAGATGGGACTCACATCATAACCCAGAGCATGCACCAGCAATGCCACATAAACAGGCAGGGAACTTGATTTTGAAGGTGTCAAACTGAGGACTCCAAGACTGGGGTGTCACTGCAACATCTTGGGTTACACCCATATTGCATTGTCCTCTGTCTCACTGGCACAGATTGTCTGCCTCCATGTAACTGTCTGGAGTGTGGTGCTTggcttatcacagaatcacagaatggttggggttggaagggacctctggagatcatctagtccaacccacctgctaaagcaggttcacccagagcagatcacacaggaatgtgtccggGGTGGagttgaatgtctccagagaaggaggctccacaacctctctgggcagcctgttccaggggtctgtcaccctcaaaataaagaagtttctcctcatgtttaggtGGAACgttctgtgcttcagtctgtgcctattgccccttatcctatcattgggcaccactggaaagaGTCTGATCCCATCGTCTTGACACCCAGCCTTgggatatttataaacattgataagatcccctctcagcttctcttctgcaggctgaacagatccagctctctcagtctctcctcataagaaagatgctccagaccctgaatcatcttcatagcctggtgctggactccctccactAATTcgttgtccttcttaaactgggaagcccagaactggatgctgTACTCCAGATGttgcctcaccagggcagagtagagggggaggagaacctccctcggcctgctggtcacacttttcctagtGcagccattggccttcttggccacaagggcacgttgttgactcatggtcaacctgttgtcgaccagaactcccaagtccttctctgcagtgctgctttccggCAGGTCCtgccctaacctgtactggtgcctgcgGTTATtgctccccaggtgcaggatccTACACTCACGCTTGTTGAACatcattaggttcttctctgcccagtcctttAGCTGGTTATTCTGAAATTAGAAACCTAAGGGGGAGATAGGCCCCACACCTATACTACCAAGCACTTGCACCTCTGTGATGCCTCTTTGGCCAAagcaaaattgtttttttttagttctgtttgtttgtttgtttgtttgtttattttcaaaaattctaAGCGTCTGAAGTAGTGTTTAAATGCTATGCTGCAGACCACAATCTGCTATTTTCATAGCTTGAAAATGAGAATTCATGCTCTGTGGGCTGGGCTGTGATCAGAGAGTGCATAAGGGTGCTGAAGTTTTCAGTGTGGGAGGATGGTGGAGGAAACCCAACCCAGGGTAGTTTTTCCCACACAGCCCACGGGAAAGTGGTACATGCAATCCCCAGAACTGTGCCTGTGTGGCCTCAGCATGAGTCTAGTTAGCAGGACCAAGCTAAGCAAGGGCACTGTCTACCTGCTACCTAGTGTGGATTAGCAGCAGCCCAGTGCTTGAGCTCACTGCCTGGGCCTGTTTTATTTAACAAGAGGTGCAGTACTGATCTCTTATCTCTTACTCTCTGCTGAGCTGATCTTTCACTAGGAGCTAGTTCTTTATACTTTAACTCAGACAGTACAGTGTCTTGGGCACTGACAGATGGAGACTAACCTGGGAACATCATTCTCATTCACTCTAGCCCAGGAGGTAGAGAAGGGTCCTGTGGCATGGGCAGCGACACTGTGAGTTTCCTTCTCTTACCGGTGTTGAGCAGCTTTCACTCCTTTGCCAGACAGGTGGGTGTGAAGCAAGTAGGCAAAGACATGCAGATCTGGAACCAGCATCCCATTCATCTGTGGTTCAAAATGAAGTAGGTCAAAGTCTGGCAGACAGAGCTCAGCACTATGTTTCAGTCCTGCCCATCAAGTCAAAAGCTTGATGGAACTCATATAATTGTCAGCTTaccatttttcttaaaaaggacATTGAAGCCCATTTCCTTATGTAGGTCACTACTGATTGAAATGTTGCTCTAGTGAGCCTTTTTGGAAATGACCCTTCTGGCTTTAGGTACTCTGGCATAGTTGTCTGAATTTGTGATACCTCATGCTGGGTACTGTAAGCATATCTCACTATCAGCTaagtaaaaaacaaagacaatatACAGGAGAGATAGTAAGTTAAACATCCAGATACACAAAGTCTAAGAAAGAGCAGATAACAGAAAGAGTGAAAGCAGAAATCATAAGACACTGATCAATAAACCACTAAAAGAACAATTGAAATGTAAACCTTTAAAGGCTCAAAGAAAATCTTTGAAAAttgataaaagaagaaaagcaagattaCCTCAGGCCTCATAAAAGGAAGCAAATTTAAGGCCCATCCAAGGGGGTTTGTTGGACTGCGTAAAATTTACAGGATGTTCTAAGTGGGTTAGGGGAGTGTACAAAATTTATTGTGGGATGCTTAGGGAAGAGgtcaaaggaagggaaagagagaaagaaacatggcaaaaatggagagaggaagaggagagcgCAGCTGTACTCAAGCAGACTACTGGTCAGTATGTTTGTCTGATCCAACCTGGTACTTGATTGCTGCTGACTGTACTATCTTATTAAACTCTGTTTTTGACTACTTTCTGCACGAGTGTGCTCCCTATATggtatatatgtgtgtgcctGTGGTTTTGAGGTGGGATGATCCATTAGGGAGCTTCAAGCTGGAAAGACCCAAGATCCAGaccagagaatgaaaaaaagggCCCTGAATCTGGGTACAGATACTGAAAGGACTTATGGTCCGGACCAGAAATTGAAGAGAAGAACAAATGTGATTACATCTGGGAGCTGGGTGAGTGAGCATACGGTTGTGTTCCTCTCGTGAACTTTAAGTCTGATTAGTccgagaagaggaagaagattGGGTCATATGTGCTGTCCATGCTCATGTGAGCATTGTTTGTGTCTGGGTGGTATCTGTAAAGGCCATGTTCTCCTGTCTGTGTTTATCTGTCCGTGGTCAGCTGAGTCCACTCTCTGAGTGTGCATGTTTGGATGGGGTTGGGAGTGTCTTATCCCTTTGGAGTTTATCCACAGCCTCAGCACTGGCTGGaaatgaaaaaagggaaagtggCAACCTCACATCTAGCAGTCCTGGAGAGGATAAATTCCCTGGATCCCACAGTCCACTAGAGCTGATTATTACCAGCAGCCTCTTGTCTGTGTTTTGTGGGATGTTAGATCTCCACTCTAGAGGTACCTTCTTGACCTGAGAGACAGCACCACATCCTCCCAGCCTGGTACTGCCTTCCTGCACCTTCCACACGCCTATGGCCACTTGCATGTGATGGACCAGACTCCCTTGGGTGTCTTAGGAAGTCACTACATCCTTTaggttttgtttccctttcacTTAGATGGGATGAAGGGGTATTTGAGCTATGGTTCTGACATGCTTACACAGCTCTGCTAATGCTCTTGGGCCAAACCTTGAGTCTCTTCTGAGAACAGATATCCATTTTGCACCATGCAAACATGGAGGCTAAGATGGCACCCTGCACCAAATGACTTTTGGACCTGTCTACAGCAAGATGAAAACCTAAAGTGGGAATGATCAAGAGAGATTTCGTATGGCTTTCCTCATACTCACTTCATCAAACTGGCTGGAATTGCACAGGCCATAAGATCTGTAGGATTCTGCTCCAGGAGGAATGAAATGCACAGGGAAAATGAAGACACCTGTTTGCAGAACCCCCACATCATATTTCCGTAGCTCTGGCATGTGATAGATTCGCATCCCTGAACTGTCAATCAAgcctgtaaaagaaaaatgactaCTCCTTCAGCAATGACCCCAGAAACATCAGAAGTGGGGCCTGAAGCAACAGCGCATGCAGCGTCTCTTTCCCAATCACAGGCTGGGAACAGGCACAGATTAACAAGAAGACCTACTTATAGTCTCAGACAGTTCCCATAAAATTACTCCACACTTTTGTGTCCCCTTCTATAAAATGATGGCAAATACCATGGTGGCATTCTTCATTACCTGTCACAAAGACTGAGGGCTGGAGTACACGGCATTATAGAAGCCTGGGGTGGTATTATTAGGCTCTCAGGTCTTCACCCTGAGCCTTGATACAGCTGTTTCTCCTGCAGCCACGCTGTCCCTTCCCACTCCACTCCTTTTTCCTATGATGCCCACATTTCCCTGATGTTTTCCCCAACACTCCCACACAGCGGGAGGATGTGCTCTGCTTTTTCGATGGCAAGATGCATCTGATCTAAGCAGGTGTAACAGTGTTTCTAAAATTTAAGTTCTTCCTGAATGGGAGCCCAGTCCAGCTGACTCTTGCTGTCCTGAAGGTTGTACTGAGCAGCGTATGAAAGGATTTAATGCAGAAGCTGGTTTCTGATAGGCATGTAGATGAGGTCTGAGACTTCCATCCTGAAGACATTCTTTGTCAGACAACTGCCCAGCACTTACTCACCTGGTAACAAGTCAAAATTGCTGTAATGGATTTCTAGTTGGATGTACTGAGGGTCCCTAAGTGTCCCTATGGAAATTCCAGCTTCATTTGGAAATTGGTAAgactgaagaggaaaaggaggaataaaGTTATATGGAGTAGTTAGTTTATAATActtctctgtttgtttgtttgggtttttttttttttgattgaaCACTTACAAAAAGAAAGTTCTTATTTTCTCAcatttctgaatatttatttacatattgTTAGAAATCAAAATGTTCTGGGAAATTCTGCCAgttctatttcttttccatctGAATTGGAACAAGGAAGAATTttcaagctttatttttcatttgtccttttgactggtttaatatttatttttattctataaTTAATAAGAAATTGTTATAGTATGTGTACACTATTACAGCAAATTTCATATCAATATTGGCACTgtataatataaaatatgaatAGAATTAGTATAAGGGTTTTGTCTAAAACTTACctcctccatctctccatccctgTGTACATGCATACtatagaaatacaaaatacattttgctttgaaaggCATAAGATAGATGCTACAATTTGTGCAGCACTGAATTCTAACTAGGCCGCTCAGAAGCACCAGTTTCACTGAACTTTTAATTTTACTCTGCTGAAGAAGAGGCAGAGCCAgtagaaaaaaagcagaaagcaggtACACTTCTGTCTGTTATGCAAGACTAGCACAAGGAGCATTTTGTGAAATGAATGGCAACTTTATCAAAAGGTCAGAATGAGAGCCTTAGTGTGCAACATACAAAACTTGTTTAACGCAGgtatgatgataataataatatgcAGAGTATTGACAACTATGTAGAAATGGCCGGCATCACCCAATGCAGCAGAAGCAAAGTAGGGACAGTATGAGGAAACTTCCCCAGTTTGTTTGGCCTTGCAGGACTGTGGGGTCTTAACTGAACAAGCTGCCAACAAGGGTGCAGCTGTACATAACAAGAAATGGGGCAGGGAATGGGACCTGCAGACTCACCTCTCCTCCAACAGCCCAGCCCACAAGCACCTGAGAGCACAGGGAAAAATCTGGATTGGCTCCATAGCAATCACCTGCGCCACTGGGTAACACACTGGTGTTGCCACAGGCATAAACAAAAATGGGATGAACCAAGGTTATGTTGTGGGGTGTTATTACAGGTTCAAACTgtaaccaaaagaaaaaagtgaaagtcATCATCAactctaaaatatttatttcccagGCAACTGGAAAGAGCAGTTAACCATAGCTGAGGCAAACATATATAATCTGTTTTGCAAAATGGATGGTAAACTGGATGATGATTTATGTACTCATTTTGGTATGGAACCAGCAGAGTCCATTTTCCCAGAAAGGATTTCCATCTTTCCCTAAAGCACCTCTCTCAGAATCACAGGAGTGTCTATTTGACGTGTTATGCTGAGCAGCGTGGTTCCAGGCTGGAAATGTACATAGTTTACCACATACACCGTTATCTTGgctgcaaagcaagataagggaCCTTGATCTCAGGTCCACTATGTGCCAAAAGTGCTATAATCAAGACAGTTTTAAATAAACCCCAGAAATTACCTGAATCTGTTCATTAATCACTGAACTTATTACCAGCACTGATGAGATCAGGCATCAAAATCTTGTTGTTACCACAAGAACTGACAGAAACTCTTGAGTTTGTTCTGCATGATTGCCTAtgaaattcttctttttttttccagtccatGCAAATTCTTCCTTGTGAAATTTTGCCGTATGCCATTGCAGTAGAACATCTGTTTGTAAACGCTCAAAACCCATGAAAATAAGGGTTGCTTGACCTTGAAGCAAAGCTACCTTAATTTGAGAAGTAAACTAGGCTTATTTTGGAaagttcctgtttcttttttttgctcttccttttttttttttttttgcatattccGTCTTGAAAACAGAACTGCAAAAATATTAGTTTTGCTTTCTATACAAATACCCTTAGCAATTTCCGAGGACAAAagcaaaagtattttcaaatatagaAAATTTCAGAGTCTCCCTTTGGTTTCAAAGATACCAATAGATAACGTGGCCTGAGCTCACTACTCTGAGACATCAGACTTGTAGCAAGGTTTCTTCAGGTGTGACGTACACAAAGACAAAGGTACTTCCAAACCTAGAAACCAGGCACAGCTTATCTCCACACAAGCCAGACAAATTGTCTGGCTCATCACAATGACAATGAAAGACAGATGGAATGCTCCCAAATTTATACTAAAATGCTGTAAAAGACGGACTTGTACACATGATTGAAGGAACAAGTCTCTCCTGACCTGTTTTTTTCACCCAGTAATACAGCCTGCAAGTTTATCTTGTAGATATGGTGTTTCTGCTTGACCATGGGCAGTGGGATAAAGTCACGGGCATACTTGGTTTCTTGAACTGGGACAGCAAACTGGGAAAGAAACAGGTACACGAGTCACCTGAAGGTTCCCCTGGCAACTCACTGATGTGCACAGGGAACTGGAGAAACCAAAGGGAGGCAACACAAGGAGAATGAGACGCAGAACTGAGAGGGCAGGAAGGATGATGCATTTAGCAAGTGACTGCTTGCTTTTTGATAACGAGTGAGATAAGAAGATAAGACTGCATTCTGGTGAAGGGCAAACACATCTGCTCTACCAGGTcttaaattctttttctttcagattttttctgtgtggttttgtgtggggttttttttgtttgtttgtttttctttcccataagGGAATTGCGTTACTAACTTACCTATTGTAATACGAACTGAGCGTAGGAAACATCCATCCGGTTCAATCAACATTTTTAATTGCCGGTTTTCTGGAGTCACAAACACAACTCATGATAACACTAATCCCACAAATCTTTACACAAAAATAGTGCCCTCTTCCCTATGGAATATTGCCCAGGCTGATCAGCAGATTCCGCTTCATCTTGAGTGAGAGCTGACTGTGTGGGCTGATGCGATTCAAAGAGGAAGGTGTTAATGCAATAACACACTGATAGAGCTGGTACTTTTGAGCTCTGTTTGACAAGGATGGCACATGTACTATGAGCTGACATTAACAAGAGGCTCCAGCTCTCTTGGATAAACGCTTATATCTGACACCAGTGTATATTGCACTTTCTGAGCTCTTAGCTTGACTCATAACAGAGCATTTAAATGTATACCCATTATTTATCTTCTCTGTCATGTTGTGTGGTTTCTATGAAACTAAGATGAGAATCAATAAATATCATCAGTATATTATAGATATTTCTATATGTGTCTATATTGATGGAACAATAGCTCTGTATACGTCAATACCTGAGTTAATAATTATATTGCAATTCAATAGCACCACAGCCTGTGTTTGGCTCCTTAAACTCTAGTCAAGGGAACAGACTACATCTTACAGCATTTTTCTAATAAGTAATCCCTTCCACCTCCACATAGCAACCCTCTTCTTCTCACTTCATTCCACTCTTGCCAGCTCTATTTGCATGTTTCCAAGATCAGTCACATCAATTTTTCAACCTGTGCAGTCCAAATGTACAGCATGGTCGTGATCAACTTTGCAAAGAAAGggcaaattttttaaaatgtcaaataaCGCTCCTATCCAATACTTATATTGTCCAGCCTCAGATCATAAGTGAAGAATATTTTGGGGTCAGTTAAGTCAGGTGGGCCTCTGTAGCTCACCAAGAAAACAGATTTGGAAAATCTTTGTCCTTCAAAGAATTGAACTGTGTAATCAGTGCCAAATGCAGTAATGAGGTGTGCTGTATCCGTCTGTAACAGGAGTGTTTCATTGGAAAATCTCCCTAATTCTTTCCATCAATCACACACAGATACTCACCCCACATCGTATGCCTTATACCGCTGCACATATATTAAAATGCAATCCACATACAACCATGTACAATTAAAAATCACTGAGAATAATATAACTGTGTATATTTAGTACATACCCAGGCACTCAGACAAGATGTGAGAACATACAACAGAAAGTAATAAGTGTAATACACAAGATTTGTCTTGTCCAGACAGAGAcatttttttaactggaaaagaCACAAGGAAAGCTGTACCCACTGTCATTTCACACACAATATTAAGGTACGCATGGATTTAAAGTGCTGGTatgtgaaatgaaagaaagctggaaaaaaaataaaaagctgtggGGGATTTGATAAGATTTCAGAACCTGCATCACTTTGAGTTTAAATTTATAGCTACCGAGTGTCTAGATAGTGTTCTAGCTGTGTGATCTGTACGACGATGCTAAAGATCTGATTTTCAGATCTTTGCATATCCTAGAGCAAGCAGATGTATTGATCTGTATATACATTACTATGCTTTGGGAAGTTTTTACAAAGAATTACTAAGGGACTTacacaaaaagcaaatgaaactgCAGCCCCCTGGTTCCCAGTAGCAGCTACTGTTGAATGTGAATGTGGTCAATGATCATGTAAGGACAGCAGCAGCCAAGGAACTCCAAAGGTTCTTCCCATTCAGATTGGGATTATAATTCTTCAATTAATAAAGATCATTAAGAAGCTTTGTGACTACAAAGACATCTAACCAGTCATTTGCACATGTATTTGACTTCTGGAAAAATGGTGAATGTTCATCTAGTGCTGGACAAATATTTTTGAGTGGCCTAAGCCTTGGATAACGCTGATTTACCCAGAGGTCCCTCAAGTAAAGGTGAAATGGTGTAATCAGTGTCTATATATGGGGAGTTCTGAAATCATGTGCATTAGTGTGCTTGTCAACAGTGGCAAAacatactttttatttaaaagaccAGGTTGGGTTAGCAATGTTTTTAATGTGAGTCAATACCAGTATGAAGACCTTCCAAGAGAGAAGGACTGACATTAACAAAACTCTCCAAATTTTCtaaacataattattttcaaaatactgcCTTACATTAGgcaaataaaatttttatcTCAAATActaggttgtttttttgtatGTGGCAAACGAGAGACAGAGAAATGAGCAGGATTTTGAAGATGTGTTCAAACTTAAAAAATGCTGAGATTATATCTTCTCGATTCTTTGATGTAAAACTTTATAAGAAAACATCATGATGTCAAAATAGTGCCGTTGAAATGGGCATTATAAATGTTGCCATATGGatccatatttttctttatattcctGTTATTGTACTGTTGTGAGAAAACATGTCACTCTCAGATCAGATCTGGGGATACAGTGGGACATGAGAGCAGATTTATTTGAGATCTTCCTTGAGAAACCCAGTTTCTTACTGTGATATCCAGGTCATTTTTACTGTGATATCCAGGCTATTTTTTTTACCCATTGGACATTACTCAGGTAATTTGTGTCACATGTCTGAAGGTGCGTTTTGAACAGCATGGTGGGGAGGTCTCATTCTCTGATACCGACAGCACTTGGTAGTCCTGGCTTTCATCTTCCTCAAGGGTGGCCTCATCTACCATGTGGCAATCCTGAAAGAAAGGAACAGTGGTCAAAgcaagaggagagggagagggagagggagagggagagggagagggagagggagagggagagggagagggagagggagagggagagggagagggagagggagagggagaggggagaagagaagagaagagaagagaagagaagagaagagaagagaagagaagagaagagaagagaagagaagagaagagaagagaagagaagagaagagaagagaagaggagagaagaggagagaagaggagagaagaggagagaagaggagagaagaggagagaagNNNNNNNNNNNNNNNNNNNNNNNNNNNNNNNNNNNNNNNNNNNNNNNNNNNNNNNNNNNNNNNNNNNNNNNNNNNNNNNNNNNNNNNNNNNNNNNNNNNNNNNNNNNNNNNNNNNNNNNNNNNNNNNNNNNNNNNNNNNNNNNNNNNNNNNNNNNNNNNNNNNNNNNNNNNNNNNNNNNNNNNNNNNNNNNNNNNNNNNNTCAAAGCATTTAATTCTCCAAAAACCTCCTTTATTTTCACTGGTGATTTCCACAAACCCATCAAAGAGAACTCACATCCAGTCCCTGATATATCCAGCTGCTCCAAGGAAAGAGCAGTCCCTGGGCCCCATCACCCAGAGGATGGCCTGCATAGGATGGACCTCAGAGGATCTGCCCTGCTCCCTGAGTGACCTGCTGCACACTGCAGTGCCTTAGCACATCTGGCTCAACCACACAGAACGTGAAGTAAAATAAGCCCTGTTGGAAAACAGAGGTAGctcaaaagtaaaatattttgggCATAGCAAAGTTTCTACTTTAAATCTTC includes:
- the LOC102087866 gene encoding LOW QUALITY PROTEIN: putative DBH-like monooxygenase protein 2 (The sequence of the model RefSeq protein was modified relative to this genomic sequence to represent the inferred CDS: inserted 1 base in 1 codon; substituted 1 base at 1 genomic stop codon), giving the protein MAVLFSSIKGMLFLLLLPYFCFGQPAPSLLRFSIFLEPTIMVYLCXDHDEQEVMTFELQVHTTGWVAFGFSPHGELPGSDIVIGSVFPNGSIYFSDCHMVDEATLEEDESQDYQVLSVSENETSXTMLFKTHLQTCDTNYLSNTDTAHLITAFGTDYTVQFFEGQRFSKSVFLVSYRGPPDLTDPKIFFTYDLRLDNFAVPVQETKYARDFIPLPMVKQKHHIYKINLQAFEPVITPHNITLVHPIFVYACGNTSVLPSGAGDCYGANPDFSLCSQVLVGWAVGGESYQFPNEAGISIGTLRDPQYIQLEIHYSNFDLLPGLIDSSGMRIYHMPELRKYDVGVLQTGVFIFPVHFIPPGAESYRSYGLCNSSQFDEMNGMLVPDLHVFAYLLHTHLSGKGVKAAQHRNGEQLGIFSEDNKYEFRLQEIWDMKEILITKPCDLLCSLGDEILVECNYETLDWSRITSGGLSTMNEMCLTFLFYCPRNNISSCLSYSDMLHVACVLKREASDAEEGMMAMDFFDWDNETVKIAKKAAEEAVQVVLIRNINELQRNESGLIRDINIPERAACHNISGHLSMSGLRATANLCLNTVCASESSATKETTSLPFLSLTQLVFAWLILASEYGN